Proteins from one Catenuloplanes atrovinosus genomic window:
- a CDS encoding trypsin-like serine protease — MNRLRTLWTAVVTGAAVAAAVLVATQASAIRGGQEATQPYSFAGSLQRPESPRADGHVCGVTLIAPLWAVTAGHCARNWGGAQVGTPPNWTVRFGSVSASSGGQVVAVEKFYTFHRYPITNGDIALLRLARPVDAAPAALPAARPADGTPVRIMGWGQICAEREPQCFPDRLHEADTVIQPANECAASSIFEHRELCIGSLDGSVAATNMDSGGPALVRTGEGWTVVGTVAGANGDDQPVIYTAVDFYLSWMQGIIDGTAVPEDSPIPDLEGAAEVGNCSGSVVRTATSSPDDPALLLTNGHCVSPRPAPGTAVVDQPDVQTVRILDRQGYHRASAGTSRLLYATMTGTDIALYRLDRTYAELGVKVFTLATAPVAPGTRLAVVAPGNRFECTVDAVIPQLREGGYQQDDAYRYDAACGPRHGDSGAPLVLADGSTIVGVHGTGNDDGEECTENNPCEVAADGTVRVEQGRRYGQRTTMLAACLTTGSVLDLTLPDCTLPAPAAER; from the coding sequence ATGAATCGCCTTCGTACACTTTGGACGGCTGTCGTCACCGGCGCGGCCGTCGCGGCGGCAGTCCTCGTCGCCACGCAGGCCTCGGCCATCCGCGGCGGGCAGGAGGCCACGCAGCCCTACTCGTTCGCGGGCTCGCTGCAGCGCCCCGAATCGCCGCGCGCCGACGGCCACGTCTGCGGCGTCACGCTCATCGCACCGCTCTGGGCGGTGACCGCCGGCCACTGCGCCCGCAACTGGGGTGGCGCACAGGTCGGCACACCGCCGAACTGGACGGTCCGGTTCGGCTCGGTCAGCGCGTCCTCGGGCGGGCAGGTGGTGGCGGTCGAGAAGTTCTACACCTTCCACCGCTATCCCATCACCAACGGCGACATCGCGCTGCTGCGCCTGGCACGTCCGGTCGACGCCGCACCCGCGGCGCTGCCCGCGGCCCGGCCCGCGGACGGCACGCCCGTGCGCATCATGGGCTGGGGCCAGATCTGCGCGGAGCGGGAACCGCAGTGCTTTCCCGATCGGCTGCACGAGGCCGACACCGTGATCCAGCCGGCGAATGAGTGCGCGGCGTCCTCGATCTTCGAGCACCGCGAGCTCTGCATCGGCAGCTTGGACGGCAGCGTCGCCGCCACCAACATGGACTCCGGCGGCCCCGCGCTCGTCCGTACCGGCGAGGGCTGGACCGTCGTCGGCACCGTCGCCGGTGCCAACGGCGACGATCAGCCCGTCATCTACACGGCCGTGGACTTCTACCTGAGCTGGATGCAGGGGATCATCGACGGGACCGCGGTGCCGGAGGACAGCCCGATCCCCGACCTGGAGGGCGCCGCGGAGGTCGGCAACTGCTCGGGCTCGGTGGTCCGGACCGCGACCTCGTCGCCCGACGACCCCGCGCTGCTGCTGACGAACGGGCACTGCGTCAGCCCACGCCCGGCCCCGGGCACCGCGGTCGTCGACCAGCCGGACGTGCAGACCGTCCGCATCCTGGACCGGCAGGGGTACCACCGCGCCAGCGCCGGCACGTCCCGGCTGCTCTACGCCACCATGACCGGCACCGACATCGCGCTCTACCGGCTGGACCGGACGTACGCAGAGCTCGGCGTGAAGGTCTTCACGCTCGCCACGGCACCCGTGGCACCCGGCACCCGGCTGGCGGTCGTGGCCCCCGGCAACCGGTTCGAGTGCACGGTCGACGCCGTGATCCCGCAGCTGCGGGAGGGCGGATACCAGCAGGACGACGCCTACCGCTACGACGCCGCGTGCGGTCCCAGGCACGGCGACTCGGGCGCGCCGCTGGTGCTGGCGGACGGCAGCACGATCGTGGGCGTGCACGGCACGGGCAACGACGACGGCGAGGAGTGCACCGAGAACAACCCGTGCGAGGTCGCCGCGGACGGGACGGTCCGCGTGGAGCAGGGCCGCCGGTACGGCCAGCGCACCACCATGCTGGCCGCCTGCCTGACCACGGGTTCGGTACTGGACCTGACCCTGCCGGATTGCACGCTGCCGGCCCCCGCGGCGGAGCGGT